In Silene latifolia isolate original U9 population chromosome 6, ASM4854445v1, whole genome shotgun sequence, the genomic window TTATAAAACTAAACTATAAACGATTATTACTAACTTCACGACAAAAAAGGAATTCAttataataatttgataaaatcgataaaatgaAATCATTGACTTTGATgtataaaaattatttttattaaaatacattaaggtgaaatatgaaaattaatgTGTTAATTTAAGTTTTTAAAGTAATAAATCAAAAATTAAAACTTCTATATATACCGCGCTTTATTACGAGGGATTTAGACTAGTTTTGCTATTATTAGTTTGACAATAAAACTCAGAGTTAGTTTCTCATGAATTAGAGAAATTACTTTGTAGATTTGTAAGTATGATATGATCAATTAATTTGTACGTCTCGCTTAAAACCGTCTTAAGTGTGAAACGTATTCAAAAACTTATCTTTAGCACTAGTTAATATTCCGTACTATGCTACGTTCTTGTGTAGCAATTAGACAAATTTTTGCATATGTTTAGATTTTATCAACACTATATATTCACTACATATATCaagttataacttgagattttgTCATGGAGTATTTGTTTATCCCTATTAAATACCCACCAAAAAGGAAAAAAACGAACCAAAAAGAATATTTTTTAATTGAATTggataaatttattaaaatttaGGCGGTTTCTTGGGCAGCAAGtaaattattgttatttattttgggAATGATCTTTTCGATATTCTATTTTCCATATCTTTGTCAAATTAAATTCCAACAAAATCCCTTCTGTGTCAACCTTAAAACCCTAGGAAGGACTAAGTTGTGTTGTGCACAAATTCTGTGCTATCCTATTATAtagtaacttaattaaattcCAACTTTTACACCAAATCCTACCTGCGTGTTAATTGTGAAACCCTCCTCTATTTCCACAGCCATTTCACTGCTTCACTAGTGTAATTTACCTTGCCAAAATTCGGACTACTTCGTAACAATCAATAAGGTAAAAAATCCCACTTTCTTCATCGTTTTGTCTATGCGTTTGGTTATGTGTTTGGTTGAGACGATTTAATTATTCACACGTTTTACATGTTTTAATCACGTTCTTTTCTACGAGTAATTGTATTATTTGTATAACCTATAAAAAAAATTGATTAATACGGTCACGCAACATGGTACTTGGCTAATAATTCTTTTACGAAGAAATCAATCAATTTTGTTTTGCTGCTTTTGATTTACAAATTTTGTTCTTTTCTAGATGAAATTGAATTGTAGTATTGCACATTTTGACCAATTGTACTGCAATTAATACGTTGACTTCAGTCGAATCTTAAGCAATTTGATGGTGACCACTACCTCCAGCCACCACCATTTACacccataaaccctaattacataatttaattaacaaGCTTAATTCCACAAACACTAATTTCATAAATTTAATTAACCTGAAATTAATAATTTTAATAACTAGAGCAGTTTGATTGATATTAAGGGAATGGAGAAATAAGAGTTTAGGAGTAAAACCCGTATGTGAGAGAGTAATTCCGTACCTTTTTTGCTGGTCGCTCTTGTTTTGCTGCCATCGAGGATGAGCTACAGGTGTATACTAACCTAGTGATTAAGACGGAGTTAAATAGGTTGTAGATTTGAGTCCCCTTTTTGCTTGTGTAGGCATGACGATGATTCAAAGGTTGTTTGGAGGCTTGCCCAACTGTTCGAAGATCTTCCGTACTTACTGCACATTAGCTTGTGGTATGAGATCAGCCTACGATGGCCAGTTCCGTATACTTGGACCTCCTGAGTTGTACCGCACCCAGCCGTCTAACAATAATGATATAAATGATGTTAAGGAGGAGGCGACACCAAAATCCAAATCCAGTACAGGTAACCCATTCATGGATGCAATGATGAACAAGTACAACGCCTACAATCAAGTACCTCTAGGAATGGGATATACAGAAAACCGCTCCCCAACTTACCTGACCTCTGGGAATCCCTGTCTCGATTATTTCTTCCATGTGGTCCCGAGTACACCAGCTGATCAAGTCACCAAGCGGTTGGAATCTGCATGGGACCAGGACGCATCAACTGCACTCAAGCTTGTGTGCAACCTGAGGGGCGTTAGAGGGACCGGTAAATCTGACCGCAAAGGCTTCTATGCTTCTGCTCTGTGGATTCACCAGCACCATCCCAAAACCCTGGCTGGCAATGTTGAACCCATTGCTGAGTTCGGATATTTCAAGGACCTTCTAGAAATCCTGTATCAGCTAGTCATGGGCCCTGAAGGTCATAGACGTCGGATAAAGCGACTACCCCACGGTGCTGACCCCACAACTTTGAAATCCAACTCCCGAGAAGAAAACAGACTTGAGGCAGGCCGAAAGGGGATGAGTAAGTACAACGACGATCCTAACTATCGTTTCTTGCATGATCAGGTATCTCAACTCTTTGCCTATTATCTGAAAGCCGACATGGAGCAACTTAGATCCGGGAAGTGCAACAAGTTAAGCCTGGCAGCGAAATGGTGCCCTTCGTTGGACTCATCTTTCGACAAGGCCACTTTGATGTGCGAGAGCATAGCGAGAAAGCTATTTCCCCGTGAAAAATACCCCGAATACCAAGGAATTGAAGAGTCTCATTACGCATATCGAATTAGAGATCGGCTAAGGAAAGAGGTTCTTGTCCCTTTGCGTAGAGCACTAAAGCTCCCTGAGGTATACATCAGTGCCCACGATTGGAGCTCCATCGACTACTCACGGGTCGCATCCATTGCCATGAGCAACTACACTGACCTATTTCATAAACACGATGAGGAACGGTTCCAATTGTTCCTCAAGAAAGTCAAGAAAGGGGAGGCAAAGATAGCAGCTGGAGCGTTACTCCCTCACCAAATAGTCAACAAGGTCAGGCACGAAAAAAACGAAGTTGCTGAGCTCCAATGGAAGACAATTGTGGAGGACCTTTCTGCATTGGGAAAGCTCAAAAACTGCCTGGCTATATGCGATGTATCAGGGAGCATGTTCGGAGAGCCCTTGGACGTGAGCGTTGCTCTTGGATTGTTAATTTCTGAACTGAGTGAGGAGCCATGGAAGGGGAAACTAATCACATTTAGCGAGTCACCGCAGTTTCAAGTCATCATGGGTGAAACACTTCGTTCTAAGATAAACTGCATTGAAGAAATGAATTGGGATATGAACACGAATTTCCAAAGGGTGTTTGATAGAATCCTTGAAGTTGCAATTGAAGGGAAACTCACTGAAGACGAGATGATTAAGCGGCTTTTTGTGTTCAGTGACATGGAGTTTGATCAGGCATCGGCTAATAATTGGGAGACGGACTACCAGGCAATTGTGAGGAAGTTCAATGAGAAAGGTTTTACGAGGGTCCCTGAGATCGTGTTCTGGAACCTCAGGAACTCAAGTGCTACCCCTGTTCCGAGCCATCAGCCAGGGGTAGCCATGGTCAGTGGGTTTTCCAAGAACTTAATAAAGGTGTTTATTCAAGAAGACGGGTGTCTAAACCCCGTGAAGACCATGGAAGCTGCCATTTCGGGCAAAGAGTACCAGAAACTTGTTGTCCTGGATTAGTATCACCTCTTTCTATGATtttcttgtgttttttttttatttgtttttagcGAATAATAATCCTTTACTTTAATTTGTCTTCCTCGTTCTTTTTATTTCGGGTTGTTATAGACAAGTTATTTCATCCTTCAGTACTGCTTTTGTTTGTACGTTCGTTCGTTCTCAATTCAGGTTATAATGCAAACTTAAGTGTTTCagtgcaatacataagtgaaaTTTTGCCTCTGTTATTTCAATGCTAGGTTATGTGTTCAAGTGGAAAACCGTTAAAATAATACTGTAAAAGATGTAAATAAGTCATTTGGTGCAGCATCAAAAAACTATATTCCTTGAAACTTTGAGGTAGCCAATTCTATCTACGCAAATCATTATCAAAGTACGAAAATAAAGGCGTAAATCCGCAAACTGAAgttacgatttttttttttttttcatgctaCTCGTAATCTTGCCTTTTGGATGTAACATTGCTTGCCAGAACTAAATGTTATTCTTTATGTAAAATCTATACAGTCGTCTCGAATGAATTTATTTAGTCCTATTCATACCCCATAACAATATTCGAACATTTCGGGTACTTATTTTAAGAGGCGTAAAATGTACCACGAGGCGTTCCTAGGAGGTTAGTCATCAATTATCACTCATCCTAGTAGTTTTTTCGTCAAACATGCTTAACTGCGGAGTTTTGATGGACTCCGCCATACTAATGCTTAATTGTGAGCAAATGAATAACTTGCCGTAATAGAAATCTAAAAAGTGCAGAAGATATGATATATCAAAGAAATTCCATAACGCAAGGTTAGGTTTGCAAACAATAAATACAGTCCATTTGCATGGTGcaagaatttaagttaaatacaAAGACGCCATAACCATGTCGTCTGTTAGTTGTACATGGCGAAGACAGCGTCATTCAAATGGTATATTAGCCATGGGGTTCCAACTGTGCATACTTGTGTCATGTTATACTATTGCTAGGGCAAAAATGAGCAGTGTACCTGCTGTGTTTGCATTCGGAGACTCGATTGTCGATTCTGGTAACAATAATCACCTTCCGTTAACATTCATCAAAGCCAACTTCCCTCCTAATGGCAAGGACTTTGAAGGTCGAAAGGCTACTGGTCGATTCTGCAATGGCCGTCTTCCTACTGATTTCCTAGGTTTGTCATCCTCTTCAAAACGCGCGTTGGCCAAAATGTAACTCTTAcctattctctttttttttttggcagccgtAAAAAAAGTTCTTATACAGATGATATttgactcatttggtcaaatgcaCTTATAAGTTAGCGCTACACAAATTTAATTGCAAAAGGCGTAATTTTTGAGCTGCATTCCGTAATTACAGATCAAATATTTCCCAATTTGCAGCTGAGAAGCTAGGTGTTAAGAAGTATTTGCCAGCATATCTTGACAACAGTATAGAAGAAGAAGATCTCGTCACTGGCGTCAGCTTTGCTTCAGCAGGTTCTGGGTACGATAATATGACCGCTTCTCTTGTTGTGAGTTTCATCTCTCTTCCTTTTACGCTTCTTTCACCCTTAAAGTATGTTACTTCGACTTTTCACTCCTAAGAACACTGCGTTAGATCAGTGAACTAAGTGCGAATGTTGTTGCTTGTTTTCAGCTGACGAGGTCGTTAGAACATCAGCTAGAATGGTTCAAGGAGTACCGCGGGAAGATGAACAAAATAGTCGGAGTTGAAAGAACAGACTTTATTATTAGCAATAGCGTCTATTTCATCGTAACAGGAAGCTGTGATTTAGCAAACACTTACTTCACCTTTCCGTTTAGGAGAATGTTTCAAGATGCTGATTCTTATACAGATACCATGCTCCATGGAGCTAATACCTTTGTAAAGGTATTACCACGCCTTAAGCGGTCACTCCTCACTCGACTTCCTAATCTTGCCTTAATTGGTTCCTCTAATAAATCTCTGAATTTATCAGCTCTTATACGAGATGGGGGCACGGAAGATTGCTGTTAGCAATGTGCCACCATTGGGATATCTGCCAATACAAAGGACACTAAGAGGCGGTCTAACCCGACAATGTCCCCGGTACTCCAATGAAGCAGTACAGTTATTCAACAATAAGCTGGAGTCTAGTCTTCGGAACCTCAGCGCCCAACTCCACGACTCTTCTCTACTCTACCTCGATACATACAATTTTTTTCTTGATCTCGTGGTCAATAGTACAAAGTATGGTACGTTTTCTCCCGCTTTTTCTTTATATATTGTTCAACACCAACAGTCACCGGAAGCAAATTTCAACTTTAttctcaagtttttttttttttttttttttttttttgtaatgttTCTCTATTGTTTGCGACATGTTTGATCAGGATTCGAGGTTGTGGATAGAGGATGCTGCGGATCTGGACTAGTAGAGGCAGGGCCGCTATGTAATGTGTTTACTTTAACATGTAAAAGAAAATATTTGTTTTGGGATAGCTTCCACCCTTCTGAAGCGGCATATGAGCTCATTGCTAGCCGGACAATAGAGACATACTTCCCTCATTTCTCATGACCACATCAGGCATCAACTTCGCTTCAACCACTTTCAATATCAATCATCTTACGTTCTCTCGAAAGCAAGCCACAAATTTTCAAATATAGTTCTTAAATATAACCCAACATGTTGGCACTGCCACAaattgtatgatttttttttcctaGTTTACAGATATATTAAGGGCGGAAAATGAGGAAACATCAAGGGTCTATAACAGTGTTGAGTAACCGTAACAAAACAGCAAGAGATCAAACAGCCTTGAACATTCACACATACGGAAATTGGATGCAAACAAAGTAGAGACAATGCTTAAAAATTCTGCAGAGAACATAACATGTAATCCTATGAAAGTGAATTTAGTCCGTCTAATAGGACTCTTCACTGAGTTCTAGCATTCCATTCCGGGTACTTCCATCTCCCCTTAAATGCCAAGGAAGTAAAACGAATGTTGTCGTCTAAACATGTTCATTTGAGTATATAAGGCAAAATAGTGCCTATTATTAATTACTAAATAATTTGAATTAATTTCCGACTTTTGGCAAGAGGAGGACAAAAACAAAAGGTCAGGAAAGAAATCTTCCACCTTAGTTGAGTAAATCTACGCAGTTATTCTGGAGGACTCTCCCACCATTTTCTCCATTCGAGAGTACCAATCACCAATTCGTGTATTCTCTATCATATCTTTCCCTGATCGTAGGTATCGGATTGGTCTCAGGACGCCAAATACAGCCAAATCAGCAAGATTAGGTTCTGAGCCTCCTGTCAGTTTAAAAAGGGAATTGGAATCATCAACAATAATACTATCGATGCTTATATATCACTCTCTCTTCCATTTGGACAAATAATTATAGTAGAGTATTTACCGAGGAAAGGTCTGTCCTTCAGAGCATCTACCCATGTTTCTGCAGCTTGATACAATGCACCACGTTCATCAGTTATGTTATACTTCTTCTTCAGTTTTTTGGACACAAAGTACATGGCAGTCGCACCAGCATACTTTGCCACTAGCCTGTCCATATACCCAAAATTTCCTGCACATTTTGTATGCAATTAAACTATGGCCCCAAAAAGACATGTTGTAGCTGCTAATAAATATTCACCAAGTGAGAAACTTAGTTCATCCTTGTACTCATCTAGTAACAACCAATCAACCATTTGTGCATAATAACGTGACATTCGTATCCCTTTTTATGGAAAAGAGAATTTTGCAAAATATCAAAGCATTGGTGGATATGGTGATCACCAAGCTGCAAATGAGCGTCAGATTTGTTTGAAATTATTGTCGGACATAGTTATCGTTCTAATGACAGCAAATATGAAAAGTTTATAATGAGATTTTTTTGGGGTATAACTGTGGAAGTAACAAAGTTATGGAAGGACAAAGTGTTGCACACGCTTGTAAAGTGAAAACGGAAGGAAACATTGACTCTATCTCAAATTCTCAATGATAGATGACAAATGTTAACTACAGTTTAAATTTAAACAGAACAACAAAGGACTTACCATGGGTTGTGATATAGTCAAAAGACTCAAGGGCTTCACTCGTTGTACGGTAAATGTTTGGTGACAAGACATGCACCAGATGATCATCCACCCACCTACAGCCAGTTGGCATAAATATTCAGTTAATGTGTGGTGCAGAAAGCAAAGAATGAAGTGTTCGTGATAGTTAAGTTATGGAGCGAAGATTTTATGAAGCATTGCCAATGAATCGACATACATCATCCATAAAATGCAATGAACTGACTATTGATTAGCAGATCGAGCACAGATAAGTAGCACAAAGTTTTTTCAACTGAATAGCATGCGACCATTCTAGTCACAACAGATAAATAAATGGAAGTATAGAAGAAATAGAGATTACCCCAGCCATTGCTCTTCTTCAGAAGATCTTACAGCACCAGAAGATTTCTCAGAATTCATTTTTTTAAACAATGAAGTGATGATATCTGCAACCACATAAACAATATTCAAATATAAATGCTTGGATTAGTTAATGAGATAATGAGATACTTTACAGAAAGTGGGTGTGGGATATAAGAATAAAAAACCTGATGAATTTACAAGCGTTTCGCCCTCAACAGTCAGTATAGGCACCTTCTTGTATTCAGACCACTTGATCTCCTTCTTACTGAAAGGATGGACTTCCACAACTTTGTACGGTATCTTATAGTAATCCAGAAATGCTGGCACAAGGAGCAACAATGAGGGAGGGAGAGACAAACAG contains:
- the LOC141586569 gene encoding uncharacterized protein LOC141586569, with product MTMIQRLFGGLPNCSKIFRTYCTLACGMRSAYDGQFRILGPPELYRTQPSNNNDINDVKEEATPKSKSSTGNPFMDAMMNKYNAYNQVPLGMGYTENRSPTYLTSGNPCLDYFFHVVPSTPADQVTKRLESAWDQDASTALKLVCNLRGVRGTGKSDRKGFYASALWIHQHHPKTLAGNVEPIAEFGYFKDLLEILYQLVMGPEGHRRRIKRLPHGADPTTLKSNSREENRLEAGRKGMSKYNDDPNYRFLHDQVSQLFAYYLKADMEQLRSGKCNKLSLAAKWCPSLDSSFDKATLMCESIARKLFPREKYPEYQGIEESHYAYRIRDRLRKEVLVPLRRALKLPEVYISAHDWSSIDYSRVASIAMSNYTDLFHKHDEERFQLFLKKVKKGEAKIAAGALLPHQIVNKVRHEKNEVAELQWKTIVEDLSALGKLKNCLAICDVSGSMFGEPLDVSVALGLLISELSEEPWKGKLITFSESPQFQVIMGETLRSKINCIEEMNWDMNTNFQRVFDRILEVAIEGKLTEDEMIKRLFVFSDMEFDQASANNWETDYQAIVRKFNEKGFTRVPEIVFWNLRNSSATPVPSHQPGVAMVSGFSKNLIKVFIQEDGCLNPVKTMEAAISGKEYQKLVVLD
- the LOC141586571 gene encoding GDSL esterase/lipase At1g20120-like, with protein sequence MSSVSCTWRRQRHSNGILAMGFQLCILVSCYTIARAKMSSVPAVFAFGDSIVDSGNNNHLPLTFIKANFPPNGKDFEGRKATGRFCNGRLPTDFLAEKLGVKKYLPAYLDNSIEEEDLVTGVSFASAGSGYDNMTASLVLTRSLEHQLEWFKEYRGKMNKIVGVERTDFIISNSVYFIVTGSCDLANTYFTFPFRRMFQDADSYTDTMLHGANTFVKLLYEMGARKIAVSNVPPLGYLPIQRTLRGGLTRQCPRYSNEAVQLFNNKLESSLRNLSAQLHDSSLLYLDTYNFFLDLVVNSTKYGFEVVDRGCCGSGLVEAGPLCNVFTLTCKRKYLFWDSFHPSEAAYELIASRTIETYFPHFS
- the LOC141586572 gene encoding uncharacterized protein LOC141586572, translating into MQRAITLAALRRAATAATVSQPQAQYSLRQSAPLSSSAHRQWPLASAPSANSLGFGAKTTMFFSVAAAAATTLSQEAVAKEQHFHKFNDVVLYQYEACPFCNKVKAFLDYYKIPYKVVEVHPFSKKEIKWSEYKKVPILTVEGETLVNSSDIITSLFKKMNSEKSSGAVRSSEEEQWLGWVDDHLVHVLSPNIYRTTSEALESFDYITTHGNFGYMDRLVAKYAGATAMYFVSKKLKKKYNITDERGALYQAAETWVDALKDRPFLGGSEPNLADLAVFGVLRPIRYLRSGKDMIENTRIGDWYSRMEKMVGESSRITA